Part of the Chanodichthys erythropterus isolate Z2021 chromosome 13, ASM2448905v1, whole genome shotgun sequence genome is shown below.
AAAGGCGGGAACGTAACGCTCTCATTTCTGTAGCGACGTTCACAAAGATGCACAAGACCTCCTTTTAGCGAGACCCACGGATTGAAATCACGGCAGGAAAAAGAGGAAGTGCCAACTCAAATGCCTTTCATTACTCTCTGTAATGATGCAGACGCAAGAGTTTGTGTTGAAATCTGGAAGGTAATGAACCATGTTTTTGGCCAAGGACTATTGGAGAGCCGTCTCGACTTCCAATGAGTGTCCAACACACCAAGCCAAAACCATCAAATGTTGATGTACACCGAGCAGAGATGTCAAGACTGCATTTTTGATGGTTATAGTTATTTAATTAagtacttttttcttttacagatagtTATTTTTGAATGGTTCCTCCATTTCTCCAAACAGAGGACACAATGAAACAGGTCAACCATTAAACACGATACAACAGCACATGAAATATGTACAATTTTACTCTCAATCTCCCTCACTCTCACAAAAGTCTTGGCAGACACTGAATAGCAATCTCTTTTAGAGAATATGCATACAGACATAAAATTTATTCTACCAAAtcattggggaaaaaaaacatgccGTTTCCTCTGGAGACTACGACCCTTTCAAAAAGAGCGATTCATATGTCAAACTTGAGAAGACGAAACAATACATGTTCACGTATCTGTACTGTGCATTTGTATGATTACTTACTAATAGGAAGTAAATGATAAAGGTGGGAAAATTGGACATAAAATTGTTTTAGGCACCAAAGACGAcagaacattttcaaaaaagaaagaataaacTTGCACTTGAAGTGAAAAGGGCCCGTAAACAAAAGGCAACAACCActgcaaaaaaagaaacaaagaggTCTTTTTATATTTGGACGTCTGTTTGTGGGCAAGAAGTGATATCTATCATCATCCATAAACCCCCACAGTCCAAAATGTCAGGTAACGTCCACAACATTTCTTCAGAGAAACTTCTCAAAGGGGAACAAAATTATGTTGAGCTTCACCCCAGCTTTATAGAGCTGCTCTTTCATGGAGTCTAAGGATTTCAGGGTCAGGCTATCCCAGCCATAACCACACAGACCACATATGCGTGCGTATGATCATTTTTTGCTTCTGCGTCTTTCTTCGACTTGATTACGTTTCCCTCGTTAGGGGTGATTGTCTTGCAAGTGACTCAGTACTTGCGTGGTTCTGAATTCTTCTAAGGTGGCTGAATGCACAAAAGTGGCGTGGAAGATCTTGGGTGTGGGTGGACATTCACAATGATAGATTGGAGGGAAGAGTTGAGGAAATATATGAAGAAAAGGCACACCGCAAATTATACATCCATGTTTCCTCAGCAAACCTGTGTAAAAAGAACCAAGTAGCCGATAAgtttgttttctctctcttatttttttaatcatatgtTTTTCAATCATCTGGTaccataaatgtacatttacaaaTTTACATTTCCATAATGCAAGTAACTTTATGTTaccgttttaaatgcaaattgaGGGATAGCATTGACAATAATAGGTTTGCACAAAGATTTCAatttacagtattttcattATACCTTTTGGTCAGGTAGAAGGGTGTTGCTCTGCAGGGGGGTCAGGTGACTACTGAGCAAAGCTCCACCTGGTCGGTCATGCTCACAAAAGATGGTGCCGTTGACGTAGTGAAATCGGTCACCAGGCACCAAGCGATTTCGACATGTGGCACAAGTGAAACACTGTggaggagaagaaaaaaaagaaagaaatgttatttcatTGGTACTCTGGTATCTCATTTAATAAGACAAGtaaatttttcaaataaaaaaagtattaaagttGAGATGAAATAGAAGTTCCATACAGTAAAATACATCTGTgtgaaagattaaaaaaaaaaacagaaaggcAGAGATTCAATCAATCGACTGTTGATTGGATAGAGGCAGATCATCTAAATATGAGCTAAGCGGTTTAAGCGGaattgatttaataaaaaaaaaaagaaaaaaaaagaagagattaTAATAAGATcaatgaaatacatttctgcATCTGAAATTGCGTACTGTATAGTGGTAATACATTTGGTTTTAAAACTTACTTTGCGActgttaaaaaagtatgttctatatactaTGAATGTGTGCAGTTTGAATGAAACTCAGatgtactacatccgccatgttgtcatgtgacctacggcGGCAGCtatgtcactgccattcacaaatcctctcctgtggcctcatgggatagtaaagtgtccatcgaatgcacacttcagaaacTTGGTGGAAGTAGTAGATCATAGTAGAATACATAATACTTggctcacatactgtttttcggaAGTAGGCATATTCGGACACAGCGACTGTGAACTTTCATGTCTTGTCAACTTTAAATAGACAAATTAATTCACCAATATAAGCAGAAAAATTTCATATAGTAAATACTACTGAAATAAATGGGGAAGTGAGCGAGACCAGAGTACCTACACATATGATACATTTGCATTGTTTGGAAAAATCTATTACCCTCTAAGCTCACATTTCTTCAGATACTCACAAATTAGAAATTTTGTCAGGATGTAGTTACCCAATTTTGAAAACTTATGCAAACATGGACCACTGGGAAACCAAACTGATCCTCTCAGCTTAATCAGGGAATGGTTTCCTTTTCCAATCAAATATTATTAAGACAGGTTGACACCTACACCACTATAATTAAGGAGGAATGTGTGGAGCAGTTGGGAAAATGGTTAGTTGATGAGTTTTGGTAGGCATCTCTTGAGACTATCCTGCTATCAGTGTTCAGTAAAAGCAAGACTTCAGCTGACAATTAAAAGAGAAACATATTTCCCCAAAAAGAGACTGCTTTAGGTCTTTACAGATGTTTCCATTCCAACCAAATAATGAGAAGCATAAACACATACTTTAATACAATAATGCCTCTAATTTTCACTCTGGAGATATGGGATGTGAGTCCAAGTCATTGTTTTGCAAGAATTATACATTTCAGACTTTTGACTTCCAGTCTTGAGGGAGTTGCAATACAATActcaaaaagaaataaaatgtcataaatCTAACTATTAAACATTGTCTCAAGCTTATGTTGAGCAATTCCTGCTGGCTTTCATGGCAATGTCAAAGGGAATTAGGTAATTGCACtgtacaaaacaaaattccCTTATGTTTGGGACTGGTTCAGAAATTGTAGCCTTAAGTGTACAAGGATGTTGGATAAAATCTGCAAATGATGATTTCAAATtgaatttcaattttattttttatattctgATCTTGTATTGTTTTGTTCGTTTGCTACAAATATGATTTTGCACACAATATTTAGTTCTCTttatcctgtttgttttctaatattttgtttttggatATAATGGAAGTAaggacagattttttttttcttccatattgtgacattttgtttaaaaataaggagctcaaaaaaaaagaagaaaaaaaagaaaattgcacagttaacttttttgtttgtttgtttttatggcTCACCTTTAGATGGTAGACGTTACCCTGGGCCCTCATCACCATCTCACTGGCGGGGATAGACTGTCCACATGCACTGCAGGCTCCACTGTGACCAAACAATCTGCACAGTGGGGGAAAAACAGCAATTAATTCAAACaag
Proteins encoded:
- the lmo4a gene encoding LIM domain transcription factor LMO4a isoform X2; translated protein: MVNSRVETTAVAVTGGSGGAVRSCAGCGGRISDRFLLFSMDRYWHTRCLKCSCCQAQLGEIGSTCFSKGGMILCRNDYIRLFGHSGACSACGQSIPASEMVMRAQGNVYHLKCFTCATCRNRLVPGDRFHYVNGTIFCEHDRPGGALLSSHLTPLQSNTLLPDQKV
- the lmo4a gene encoding LIM domain transcription factor LMO4a isoform X1; this encodes MVNSRVETTAVAVTGGSGGAVRSCAGCGGRISDRFLLFSMDRYWHTRCLKCSCCQAQLGEIGSTCFSKGGMILCRNDYIRLFGHSGACSACGQSIPASEMVMRAQGNVYHLKCFTCATCRNRLVPGDRFHYVNGTIFCEHDRPGGALLSSHLTPLQSNTLLPDQKVC